A window of the Cryptosporangium minutisporangium genome harbors these coding sequences:
- a CDS encoding MerR family transcriptional regulator: MFEREPGSSPDEHVGYRGPTACHVAGITYRQLDYWARTGLVEPSIRGAQGSGSQRLYSFRDILVLKIVKRLLDAGVSLQNIRLAVDQLRARGVEDLAHITLLSDGTTVYECTSPEEVVDLLQGGQGVFGIAVGGAFREIEGSLAKLPGERANGTPSPAARPDADELSRRRARRTG; encoded by the coding sequence CTGTTCGAGCGGGAGCCGGGGTCGTCCCCGGACGAGCACGTCGGATATCGCGGGCCGACCGCCTGCCACGTCGCCGGCATCACGTACCGGCAGCTCGACTACTGGGCCCGCACCGGGCTGGTCGAGCCGAGCATCCGGGGCGCGCAGGGGTCCGGGAGCCAGCGGCTCTACTCGTTCCGCGACATCCTCGTCCTGAAGATCGTCAAGCGGCTCCTGGACGCGGGGGTGTCGCTGCAGAACATCCGGCTCGCCGTCGACCAGCTGCGGGCCCGCGGGGTCGAGGATCTGGCTCACATCACGCTGCTCTCCGACGGCACGACGGTGTACGAGTGCACGTCGCCGGAGGAGGTCGTAGACCTGCTCCAGGGCGGCCAGGGCGTGTTCGGGATCGCGGTCGGTGGGGCGTTCCGGGAGATCGAGGGCAGCCTCGCGAAGCTGCCGGGCGAGCGTGCCAACGGCACCCCGTCCCCAGCCGCCCGCCCCGACGCGGACGAACTCTCCCGCCGCCGCGCCCGCCGCACCGGGTGA